A single region of the Acanthopagrus latus isolate v.2019 chromosome 11, fAcaLat1.1, whole genome shotgun sequence genome encodes:
- the tbl1xr1a gene encoding F-box-like/WD repeat-containing protein TBL1XR1a, protein MSISSDEVNFLVYRYLQESGFSHSAFTFGIESHISQSNINGALVPPAALISIIQKGLQYVEAEVSINEDGTLFDGRPIESLSLIDAVMPDVVQTRQQAYRDKMAQQQAAASAPASATGGSIAGNAKNGENTANGEENGAHALANNHADLMEVDGDVEIPQNKAMVLRGHESEVFICAWNPVSDLLASGSGDSTARIWNLSENSTSSSTQLVLRHCIREGGQDVPSNKDVTSLDWNSEGTLLATGSYDGFARIWTKDGNLASTLGQHKGPIFALKWNKKGNFILSAGVDKTTIIWDAHTGEAKQQFPFHSAPALDVDWQSNNTFASCSTDMCIHVCKLGQDRPIKTFQGHTNEVNAIKWDPTGNLLASCSDDMTLKIWSMKQDSCVHDLQAHSKEIYTIKWSPTGPGTNNPSANLMLASASFDSTVRLWDVERGICIHTLTKHQEPVYSVAFSPDGRHLASGSFDKCVHIWNTQTGALVHSYRGTGGIFEVCWNAAGDKVGASASDGSVCVLDLRK, encoded by the exons ATGAGCATTAGCAGTGATGAGGTCAACTTCCTGGTCTACAGATACCTACAGGAGTCAG GGTTCTCCCACTCAGCGTTCACGTTCGGTATAGAGAGTCACATCAGCCAGTCCAACATCAATGGTGCTCTGGTTCCCCCTGCTGCCCTCATCAGCATCATCCAGAAGGGCCTGCAGTACGTCGAGGCTGAAGTCAGCATCAATGAG GACGGCACATTATTTGACGGGCGGCCCATAGAGTCTCTGTCCCTGATCGACGCGGTGATGCCTGATGTGGTTCAGACGAGGCAGCAGGCCTACCGGGACAAGATGGCCCAGCAGCAGGCCGCCGCCTCAGCGCCGGCGTCGGCCACCGGAGGCAGCATCGCCGGCAACGCCAAGAACGGAGAGAACACTGCCAACGGGGAGGAGAACGGAGCCCACGCCTTAGCTA ACAACCACGCAGACCTGATGGAGGTGGATGGAGATGTGGAGATCCCTCAGAACAAGGCCATGGTCCTGAGAGGCCACGAGTCGGAGGTCTTCATCTGTGCCTGGAACCCAGTCAGTGACCTGCTGGCATCGGG gtcCGGTGATTCGACGGCTCGTATCTGGAACCTGAGTGAGAACAGTACAAGCAGCTCCACACAGCTGGTCCTGAGACACTGCATACGAGAGGGAGGGCAGGACGTCCCCAGCAACAAAGATGTCACCTCACTAGACTGGaat agCGAGGGCACGCTGTTAGCAACCGGCTCCTACGACGGCTTTGCCAGAATATGGACGAAGGACG GAAACCTGGCCAGCACACTGGGCCAACACAAAGGTCCCATCTTTGCCCTcaagtggaataaaaaaggcaattttATCCTCAGTGCAGGAGTAGACAAG ACAACAATCATTTGGGACGCTCATACAGGAGAAGCCAAACAGCAGTTTCCCTTCCATTCAG ctccGGCACTAGACGTGGACTGGCAGAGCAACAACACGTTCGCCTCCTGTAGTACAGACATGTGTATCCACGTCTGTAAACTGGGACAGGACCGACCCATTAAAACATTCCAGGGACACACA aatGAAGTAAATGCAATCAAGTGGGATCCCACAGGGAACCTGCTCGCCTCCTGCTCAGACGACATGACGTTGAAG atttGGAGTATGAAGCAGGACTCGTGTGTCCACGACCTGCAGGCCCACAGTAAAGAAATCTACACCATCAAATGGAGTCCCACCGGCCCTGGAACCAACAATCCCAGCGCTAACCTCATGCTAGCCAG TGCGTCGTTCGACTCGACGGTCCGTCTCTGGGACGTGGAGAGAGGCATCTGCATCCACACGCTGACTAAACACCAGGAGCCGGTCTACAGCGTGGCGTTCAGTCCTGACGGTCGGCATCTGGCCAGCGGCTCCTTTGACAAATGCGTGCACATCTGGAAtacacag ACGGGGGCTTTAGTCCACAGTTACAGAGGGACGGGGGGAATCTTCGAGGTTTGCTGGAACGCAGCGGGGGACAAAGTGGGAGCCAGCGCATCAGACGGATCT GTGTGTGTACTAGACCTTCGGAAatag